In the Microtus pennsylvanicus isolate mMicPen1 chromosome 6, mMicPen1.hap1, whole genome shotgun sequence genome, one interval contains:
- the LOC142852609 gene encoding uncharacterized protein LOC142852609 isoform X2, producing MERVDIAGSFPEESLQRCDAGHLPQPQYHRPERNYPGEKSSVYNLCVKAFAYDRLLQRHESTLIGEKPFECHQCGKAFAYHCYLQKHGRTHTGEKPYGCDQCGKAFNELSNLRRHKRIHTGEKPYQCNQCGKAFAYQIGLQMHKRTHTGEKPYHCNQCGKDFAMQGNLRKHKRTHTGEKPYECYQCGKTFACHSALQTHKRIHTGEKPYECNECGKAFIQHSHLLIHRRTHTGEKPYECIQCGKTFAHHNAFQMHKSTHTGERPYPCNQCDKSFTYYSNLQIHKRTHTGEKPYQCNQCSKAFTYHNNLQIHKRSHTGEKPYGCDQCGKAFSHHNALQIHKRTHTGEKPYECNQCGRAFAQQGNLKMHKRTHTEEKPYGCEQCGKTFKQQRSLQIHKRTHTGEKPYGCDQCGKTFKHQHSLQMHKRTHTGEKP from the exons atggaaagagtggacattgctggatccttcccagaggaatctctacaaagatgtgatgctggacaCCTACCACAACCTCAGTATCATAG ACCTGAAAGAAATTATCCTGGAGAGAAATCTTCTGTTTATAATCTATGTGTTAAAGCCTTTGCATATGACAGACTTCTTCAAAGGCATGAAAGCACACTTATTGGAGAGAAACCTTTTGAATGtcatcaatgtggtaaagcctttgcttaTCACTGCTATCTCCAAAAGCATGGAAGAACACATACCGGAGAGAAACCTTATGGATgtgatcagtgtggtaaagcctttaatGAACTAAGCAATCTTCGAaggcataaaagaatacatactggagagaaaccctatcagtgtaatcaatgtggtaaagcctttgcttaTCAGATAggtcttcaaatgcataaaagaacacatactggggagaagccctatcattgtaatcagtgtggtaaagactTTGCAATGCAAGGTAATCttagaaagcataaaagaacacatactggggagaagccctatgaatgttaTCAATGTGGTAAAACCTTTGCTTGTCACAGTGCTCTTCAAACACATAAAAggatacatactggagagaaaccctatgaatgcaatgaATGCGGTAAAGCCTTTATTCAACATAGTCATCTCCTAATACATagaagaacacacactggagagaaaccctatgaatgtattCAGTGTGGTAAAACCTTTGCTCATCACAATGcttttcaaatgcataaaagtacacatactggagagagacCATATCcatgtaatcaatgtgataagTCCTTTACATATTACAGTaatcttcaaatacataaaagaacacataccggagagaaaccctatcaatgTAATCAATGTAGTAAAGCCTTTACATACCACAATAATCTTCAGATACATAAAAGgtcacatactggagagaaaccttatggatgtgatcagtgtggtaaagccttttctcATCACAATGcacttcaaatacataaaagaacacatactggagagaaaccctatgaatgcaatcagtgtggtaGAGCCTTTGCACAACAAGGTAATCttaaaatgcataaaagaacacatactgaaGAGAAACCCTATGGATGTGAACAGTGTGGCAAAACCTTTAAACAACAACGTAgccttcaaatacataaaagaacacatactggagagaaaccctatggatgTGATCAGTGTGGCAAAACCTTTAAACACCAGCATAGCCTTCagatgcataaaagaacacatactggggAGAAACCCTGA
- the LOC142852609 gene encoding uncharacterized protein LOC142852609 isoform X1, whose translation MGEPGSHEVNAVTYDDVHVDFTWKEWTLLDPSQRNLYKDVMLDTYHNLSIIGYTWENHNIEEHCQSSRKQERPERNYPGEKSSVYNLCVKAFAYDRLLQRHESTLIGEKPFECHQCGKAFAYHCYLQKHGRTHTGEKPYGCDQCGKAFNELSNLRRHKRIHTGEKPYQCNQCGKAFAYQIGLQMHKRTHTGEKPYHCNQCGKDFAMQGNLRKHKRTHTGEKPYECYQCGKTFACHSALQTHKRIHTGEKPYECNECGKAFIQHSHLLIHRRTHTGEKPYECIQCGKTFAHHNAFQMHKSTHTGERPYPCNQCDKSFTYYSNLQIHKRTHTGEKPYQCNQCSKAFTYHNNLQIHKRSHTGEKPYGCDQCGKAFSHHNALQIHKRTHTGEKPYECNQCGRAFAQQGNLKMHKRTHTEEKPYGCEQCGKTFKQQRSLQIHKRTHTGEKPYGCDQCGKTFKHQHSLQMHKRTHTGEKP comes from the exons ATGGGCGAGCCGGGAAGCCACGAGGTG aatgcagtgacctatgatgatgtgcatgttgACTTCacatggaaagagtggacattgctggatccttcccagaggaatctctacaaagatgtgatgctggacaCCTACCACAACCTCAGTATCATAG GATACACTTGGGAAAACCATAAtattgaagaacattgtcaaagttctagaaaACAGGAAAG ACCTGAAAGAAATTATCCTGGAGAGAAATCTTCTGTTTATAATCTATGTGTTAAAGCCTTTGCATATGACAGACTTCTTCAAAGGCATGAAAGCACACTTATTGGAGAGAAACCTTTTGAATGtcatcaatgtggtaaagcctttgcttaTCACTGCTATCTCCAAAAGCATGGAAGAACACATACCGGAGAGAAACCTTATGGATgtgatcagtgtggtaaagcctttaatGAACTAAGCAATCTTCGAaggcataaaagaatacatactggagagaaaccctatcagtgtaatcaatgtggtaaagcctttgcttaTCAGATAggtcttcaaatgcataaaagaacacatactggggagaagccctatcattgtaatcagtgtggtaaagactTTGCAATGCAAGGTAATCttagaaagcataaaagaacacatactggggagaagccctatgaatgttaTCAATGTGGTAAAACCTTTGCTTGTCACAGTGCTCTTCAAACACATAAAAggatacatactggagagaaaccctatgaatgcaatgaATGCGGTAAAGCCTTTATTCAACATAGTCATCTCCTAATACATagaagaacacacactggagagaaaccctatgaatgtattCAGTGTGGTAAAACCTTTGCTCATCACAATGcttttcaaatgcataaaagtacacatactggagagagacCATATCcatgtaatcaatgtgataagTCCTTTACATATTACAGTaatcttcaaatacataaaagaacacataccggagagaaaccctatcaatgTAATCAATGTAGTAAAGCCTTTACATACCACAATAATCTTCAGATACATAAAAGgtcacatactggagagaaaccttatggatgtgatcagtgtggtaaagccttttctcATCACAATGcacttcaaatacataaaagaacacatactggagagaaaccctatgaatgcaatcagtgtggtaGAGCCTTTGCACAACAAGGTAATCttaaaatgcataaaagaacacatactgaaGAGAAACCCTATGGATGTGAACAGTGTGGCAAAACCTTTAAACAACAACGTAgccttcaaatacataaaagaacacatactggagagaaaccctatggatgTGATCAGTGTGGCAAAACCTTTAAACACCAGCATAGCCTTCagatgcataaaagaacacatactggggAGAAACCCTGA
- the LOC142852609 gene encoding uncharacterized protein LOC142852609 isoform X3 yields the protein MGEPGSHEVNAVTYDDVHVDFTWKEWTLLDPSQRNLYKDVMLDTYHNLSIIDLKEIILERNLLFIIYVLKPLHMTDFFKGMKAHLLERNLLNVINVVKPLLITAISKSMEEHIPERNLMDVISVVKPLMN from the exons ATGGGCGAGCCGGGAAGCCACGAGGTG aatgcagtgacctatgatgatgtgcatgttgACTTCacatggaaagagtggacattgctggatccttcccagaggaatctctacaaagatgtgatgctggacaCCTACCACAACCTCAGTATCATAG ACCTGAAAGAAATTATCCTGGAGAGAAATCTTCTGTTTATAATCTATGTGTTAAAGCCTTTGCATATGACAGACTTCTTCAAAGGCATGAAAGCACACTTATTGGAGAGAAACCTTTTGAATGtcatcaatgtggtaaagcctttgcttaTCACTGCTATCTCCAAAAGCATGGAAGAACACATACCGGAGAGAAACCTTATGGATgtgatcagtgtggtaaagcctttaatGAACTAA
- the LOC142852608 gene encoding uncharacterized protein LOC142852608 — protein MNAVTYDDVHVDFTWEEWTLLDPSQRNLYKDVMLDTYRNLTIIGYSWEDHNIEEHFQNSRRQERPERNHTGEKASVCSQYVKVFAYDRHLQRHESTHTGEKLYEVSLCGGACERDRNLQMNERTQTEEKPYEYNPWGGAFTPHSHLRKHERTQTEEKPYGCDQCGKAFAHPRNLQIHKKTHSGEKPYGCDQCGKAFAHHRNLQLHKRTHTGEKPYGCDQCGKAFAHHSNLQIHKRIHTGEKPYRCDLCGKAFAHPRNLQVHKRTHTGEKPYECNQCTKAFAQQSHLKCHKRTHTGERPYECNQCGKAFTCHSSLQIHKRIHTGEKPYECNQCEKAFADFKSFQIHKRSHTGEKPYECNQCGKAFTQHTNLQTHRRKHTGEKPYECSQCGKAFACHSSLQIHKRTHTGEKPYECNQCAKTFAQIGHLQTHKRTHTGEKPYECNQCGKAFTSHNALQMHKRTHTGEKPYECNQCGKAFTQHGNLQTHRRRHTGEKPY, from the exons aatgcagtgacctatgatgatgtgcatgttgACTTCACTTGGGAAGAGTGGAcattgctggatccttcccagaggaatctctacaaagatgtgatgctggacacctacaggaacctcactatCATAG gatacagttgggaagaccataatattgaagaacattttcaaaattctagaaGACAAGAAAG GCCTGAACGAAatcacactggagagaaagctTCTGTGTGTAGTCAGTATGTTAAAGTCTTTGCTTATGACAGgcatcttcaaaggcatgaaagcacacatactggagagaaactgtATGAAGTTAGTCTATGTGGTGGAGCCTGTGAACGTGATAGAAATcttcaaatgaatgaaagaacacagactgaagagaaaccctatgaatataatcCATGGGGTGGAGCCTTTACTCCTCACAGTCATCTCCGAAAGCATGAAAGAACACAGACTGAAGAGAAGCCCTATGGATgtgatcagtgtggtaaagcctttgcacatccTAGGaatcttcaaatacataaaaaaacacatagtggagagaaaccctatggatgtgatcagtgtggtaaagcctttgcacatcatagaaACCTTCAgttacataaaagaacacatacaggggagaaaccctatggatgtgatcagtgtggtaaagcctttgcacatcatagtaatcttcaaatacataaaagaatacatactggagagaagccctatagATGTGATctgtgtggtaaagcctttgcacatccTAGAAATCTtcaagtacataaaagaacacatactggagagaaaccttatgaatgcaATCAATGCACTAAAGCCTTTGCACAGCAAAGTCATCTTAAatgccataaaagaacacatactggagagagaccatatgaatgtaatcaatgtggtaaagcctttacatGTCACAGTagtcttcaaatacataaaagaatacatactggagagaagccctatgaatgtaaccaatGTGAAAAAGCATTTGCTGATTTCAAATCTtttcaaattcataaaagaagccatactggagagaaaccatatgaatgcaatcaatgtggtaaagcctttacacAACACACTAATCTTCAAACACATAGAAgaaaacatactggagagaaaccctatgaatgtagtcagtgtggtaaagcttttgcatGTCACAGTAGTCTTcagatacataaaagaacacatactggagagaaaccctatgaatgcaatcagtgtgcTAAAACCTTTGCACAAATTGGTCACctccaaacacataaaagaacacatactggagagaaaccctatgaatgtaatcagtgtggtaaagccttcaCTTCTCACAAtgctcttcaaatgcataaaagaacacatactggagagaaaccctatgaatgtaatcaatgtggtaaagcctttacacAACATggtaatcttcaaacacacagaagaagacatactggagagaaaccctattaa